A single region of the Parasphingorhabdus litoris DSM 22379 genome encodes:
- a CDS encoding (2Fe-2S)-binding protein, translated as MVVCVCNAIKEKDLRAAVRNGSEKPSEVYAELGRKPKCGQCLSFARTIIENEVATA; from the coding sequence ATGGTTGTTTGTGTTTGCAATGCGATAAAAGAAAAAGACCTGCGAGCCGCGGTGCGCAATGGGTCTGAAAAACCGAGCGAAGTTTATGCCGAGCTCGGACGGAAGCCTAAATGTGGCCAGTGCCTATCGTTTGCGCGAACCATTATCGAAAACGAAGTTGCGACCGCTTAG
- the bfr gene encoding bacterioferritin: MKGDAKVIDYLNEALKNELTAINQYFLHSKMLDNWGVSKLAKFEYEESIDEMKHADKLAERILFLDGLPNFQLLGRLKIGESVEEILKADLALEHEALPPLKDGIEYCEKVRDYVTRDLFAEILESEEEHVDTLEKQFDMIERMGIENYVQLQSAPAE; encoded by the coding sequence ATGAAAGGTGACGCAAAAGTCATTGATTATCTTAATGAAGCGCTGAAAAATGAACTGACAGCGATCAACCAATATTTCCTGCACAGCAAGATGTTGGACAATTGGGGTGTCAGTAAGCTCGCCAAATTTGAATATGAAGAATCCATCGATGAGATGAAACATGCGGACAAGCTGGCGGAACGCATTTTGTTTCTCGACGGCCTGCCCAACTTCCAATTGCTCGGTCGGTTGAAGATCGGTGAGTCTGTGGAAGAAATACTCAAAGCCGATCTTGCATTGGAGCATGAAGCGCTTCCCCCCTTGAAAGATGGCATCGAATATTGCGAAAAAGTCCGTGACTATGTGACGCGCGATTTGTTTGCAGAGATTCTGGAAAGCGAAGAAGAACATGTCGATACGCTGGAAAAGCAATTTGACATGATCGAACGCATGGGCATTGAAAACTATGTCCAGCTTCAGTCGGCGCCAGCAGAATAA
- a CDS encoding Hpt domain-containing protein, with protein sequence MTQFDSELIDWAVYSETRSSLGPDFVRILGYFREDGAQSIVKIEEAIRAKDATQIIMPAHKLKGESLQFGAIRLAAVAELIEMTARKCVEHQETPDEIIEQVVGLRPLFDETMPILEYESSPVVQRQPMGFGRRSSGLGNHVTNN encoded by the coding sequence TTGACGCAGTTTGATAGCGAATTGATTGACTGGGCGGTCTACAGCGAAACACGATCTTCGCTGGGGCCGGACTTTGTCCGTATATTGGGCTATTTTCGCGAAGATGGTGCGCAATCTATTGTCAAGATTGAAGAAGCAATCCGCGCGAAAGACGCAACCCAGATCATCATGCCTGCGCACAAGCTAAAAGGTGAGTCGCTGCAATTTGGAGCGATCAGACTGGCAGCGGTAGCTGAACTGATCGAGATGACGGCACGTAAATGCGTTGAGCATCAGGAAACGCCTGATGAAATAATCGAGCAGGTCGTTGGCTTGCGACCGTTATTTGATGAAACAATGCCGATACTGGAATATGAATCAAGCCCTGTGGTCCAGCGCCAGCCGATGGGCTTTGGGCGCCGGTCCTCAGGTCTCGGCAATCACGTTACCAATAACTGA
- the der gene encoding ribosome biogenesis GTPase Der, with product MLPNIAIIGRPNVGKSTLFNRLVGKKLALVDDRPGVTRDRREGVANLLGLEFNIIDTAGYEDEDAKSLPGRMRQQTEMAVAGAELALFVIDGRAGLTPLDEEIARWLRGSKTPVVLLVNKAEGRAAESGILESYSLGFGDPIALSAEHGDGIADLFQAVRPYVEAFEAAAQDEAADERAPLKLAIVGRPNAGKSTLINKMLDEDRLITGPEAGITRDSISVEWVWHDAALTEDEKLDGVEPDRKVRLIDTAGMRKRAKVNDKLEKLSVADAKRAVDFAEVVVLLLDATKGLEAQDLRIADQAIQEGRCLVIAINKWDVAEGPSKLFNGIRAALDDGLAQVRDVPLIAVSAFTGKGIDQLMKAAFNSRRVWSQRVATGKLNRWFEDAIEDNPPPAPGGKRIKLRYITQAKTRPPSFVIFGTRVDDLPESYRRYLINGIRRELGFGGVPVRLIIRSPKNPYHDKE from the coding sequence ATGCTGCCCAATATCGCAATTATCGGGCGGCCCAATGTTGGTAAGTCCACCTTATTCAACCGGCTTGTCGGCAAGAAGCTGGCGCTGGTGGATGATCGTCCTGGCGTGACCCGTGATCGCCGCGAAGGCGTAGCCAATCTATTGGGGCTTGAATTCAATATCATCGATACGGCTGGCTATGAGGATGAAGATGCCAAAAGCCTGCCCGGGCGGATGCGACAACAGACCGAAATGGCCGTTGCTGGAGCTGAGCTAGCGCTGTTTGTTATAGATGGCCGTGCAGGTCTGACGCCGCTTGATGAAGAGATTGCGCGTTGGCTAAGGGGTTCCAAGACGCCTGTTGTCTTGCTGGTGAACAAGGCTGAAGGGAGGGCTGCTGAATCAGGCATTTTAGAAAGCTATTCTCTTGGTTTTGGTGATCCAATTGCCCTCAGCGCAGAGCATGGTGACGGTATTGCCGACCTTTTTCAGGCTGTGCGCCCTTATGTTGAGGCCTTTGAAGCCGCTGCACAAGATGAAGCAGCGGATGAACGTGCGCCGCTGAAACTGGCGATTGTTGGTCGTCCCAATGCCGGAAAATCAACACTGATCAACAAAATGCTCGATGAAGATCGTCTCATTACCGGGCCAGAAGCTGGCATTACGAGAGACAGTATCTCGGTGGAGTGGGTCTGGCATGATGCCGCCCTGACTGAAGATGAAAAGCTTGATGGTGTGGAGCCTGATCGGAAAGTCCGGTTGATTGACACCGCAGGTATGCGCAAGCGGGCAAAAGTGAATGACAAGCTTGAAAAATTGTCGGTCGCTGACGCCAAGCGGGCGGTTGATTTTGCTGAAGTGGTCGTGCTGCTCCTCGATGCGACCAAGGGGCTTGAAGCCCAGGATTTGCGGATTGCTGACCAGGCCATTCAGGAAGGGCGTTGCCTGGTCATTGCGATTAATAAATGGGACGTGGCAGAAGGGCCCAGCAAGTTGTTCAATGGTATTCGCGCGGCGCTGGATGATGGGTTGGCGCAAGTGCGAGACGTGCCTTTGATCGCGGTTTCCGCTTTTACCGGCAAGGGTATAGATCAGCTCATGAAAGCAGCGTTTAACTCACGCCGAGTCTGGTCGCAACGGGTTGCTACCGGCAAGCTCAACCGTTGGTTTGAAGATGCGATTGAAGATAATCCACCGCCAGCACCCGGCGGCAAACGGATAAAGCTGCGTTATATTACACAGGCCAAAACGCGGCCGCCATCATTTGTGATTTTTGGCACGCGGGTTGATGATCTGCCAGAGAGCTATCGGCGATATCTGATCAACGGCATAAGGCGAGAACTCGGTTTCGGCGGTGTGCCTGTCCGGTTGATTATCCGGTCTCCTAAAAACCCCTATCATGACAAAGAATGA
- a CDS encoding outer membrane protein assembly factor BamB family protein, whose amino-acid sequence MISSKNKSFVKIVAGLLTVSVLSGCSVLGGGGDNEKATPTLGKRTNILTGESGAAVDPALAGIQVIVPAPRANADWAQSGGNAGKSVGHVALGSASTRVWTADISGTTKRERLAAAPVVAGGRLYVVDTQATVHAFDAKTGAKSWSTQIEVQSDGKPSRFGGGVSAQGTMVYATNGVGDVVALNAADGSQAWKVRPAGPLRGAPTVSNGNVYVMTQDNQIYALSQSDGSVQWNEAGTVGLAGIFGVAAPAAAQGTVIAGYSSGELTAYRYENGRNLWNDALARTSISTSVATLSDIDADPVIDRGRVFALGQGGRMAAYELVTGQRIWELNIAGIATPVVAGEWVFVLTDDAKLLCIARPTGKVRWISQLASFRNEEKKKNPINWTGPVLAGNRLIVASTEGEVVSVSLGEGSSTTLFDVKQGVSLPPVVAGEMLYILDNSGRISAFR is encoded by the coding sequence ATGATTTCGTCTAAAAACAAGAGTTTCGTGAAAATTGTTGCGGGCTTGTTGACTGTTTCTGTTTTGTCCGGTTGCTCAGTACTGGGTGGCGGCGGCGATAATGAAAAGGCCACGCCAACATTGGGCAAGCGCACGAATATCTTAACCGGTGAAAGCGGTGCAGCCGTGGATCCCGCTCTTGCCGGGATTCAGGTTATAGTACCGGCTCCACGAGCCAATGCGGACTGGGCACAATCCGGCGGCAATGCAGGGAAATCGGTCGGGCATGTGGCCTTAGGATCGGCATCGACCCGTGTTTGGACCGCAGATATTAGCGGAACAACGAAGCGCGAGCGGCTGGCCGCCGCTCCAGTCGTGGCAGGCGGACGGCTCTATGTTGTCGATACGCAGGCGACCGTTCATGCTTTTGATGCGAAGACGGGCGCCAAAAGTTGGTCCACTCAGATTGAAGTACAAAGCGATGGTAAACCATCACGTTTCGGCGGCGGTGTTAGCGCGCAAGGAACAATGGTTTACGCGACTAATGGCGTTGGAGATGTTGTTGCGCTGAATGCAGCGGATGGCAGTCAGGCTTGGAAAGTGCGACCAGCAGGTCCTTTGCGTGGAGCGCCAACAGTTTCCAATGGCAATGTTTATGTCATGACCCAGGACAACCAGATCTACGCCCTGAGCCAAAGTGATGGATCGGTGCAATGGAATGAAGCGGGAACAGTCGGTCTGGCTGGTATTTTTGGCGTGGCGGCCCCGGCAGCGGCGCAGGGAACCGTTATCGCGGGCTATTCATCCGGTGAGCTTACGGCCTATCGCTATGAAAATGGCCGTAATCTGTGGAACGATGCATTGGCACGGACCAGTATATCTACATCGGTTGCAACCCTGTCAGACATTGACGCTGATCCGGTAATCGACCGAGGCCGTGTATTTGCTTTAGGGCAGGGCGGCCGGATGGCTGCTTATGAGCTGGTTACCGGCCAGCGTATTTGGGAATTGAATATAGCGGGCATCGCCACACCAGTCGTTGCCGGAGAGTGGGTGTTTGTGCTTACCGATGATGCAAAGCTGCTTTGTATCGCTCGGCCAACCGGAAAAGTGCGTTGGATCAGCCAGTTGGCGTCTTTCCGCAACGAAGAAAAGAAGAAAAACCCGATCAATTGGACGGGACCAGTGCTCGCAGGTAATCGGTTGATAGTGGCCAGTACCGAAGGTGAGGTTGTGTCCGTCTCTCTTGGTGAGGGAAGCAGCACGACCCTGTTCGACGTGAAGCAGGGTGTATCACTGCCCCCGGTTGTGGCGGGTGAGATGCTCTATATACTGGACAATAGCGGCCGCATATCTGCGTTCCGATAG
- a CDS encoding tetratricopeptide repeat protein produces the protein MAKDDKNKPEEQTDRQEQVFMREVDDAVREDDLKNFGRRYGVWIGLAVVVGLASLAGWIFYNNSLEEDAGVRSEEYVAAIDSVKRNNLDGASTALESLKDANQKGYQAAAKLMQANIALEKQDAEAAIAGYQAIASDTDLPQPFRDLALIRQTTAEFDTLKPQEVIDRLKPLAVPGNAWFGSAGEMVALSYLNQDKADLAGPLFAQLAKDDSVPPTIRSRALQMAGVQGIDAVELDTDGEINATATAADAPASAVSEGESE, from the coding sequence TTGGCCAAAGACGATAAAAACAAGCCAGAAGAACAGACAGATCGTCAAGAACAAGTGTTCATGCGCGAGGTTGATGATGCCGTGCGGGAGGATGACCTGAAGAATTTTGGTCGTCGTTACGGTGTCTGGATTGGATTGGCGGTTGTTGTTGGATTGGCATCACTGGCCGGATGGATATTTTATAATAACAGCCTTGAAGAAGATGCTGGCGTGCGCAGTGAAGAATATGTTGCCGCGATCGACAGTGTGAAGCGGAACAATCTGGATGGCGCTTCCACAGCATTGGAATCGCTAAAAGACGCCAATCAGAAAGGCTATCAGGCTGCGGCAAAACTGATGCAGGCGAATATAGCGCTAGAAAAGCAAGATGCCGAAGCCGCTATTGCGGGCTATCAGGCCATTGCTTCGGATACTGATCTACCGCAACCCTTTCGGGATCTGGCGCTCATTCGTCAGACGACAGCAGAGTTCGACACGTTGAAACCGCAAGAGGTCATTGATCGATTGAAGCCTCTTGCTGTGCCTGGCAACGCTTGGTTCGGTAGTGCCGGTGAAATGGTGGCACTCTCTTACCTGAACCAGGATAAAGCAGATCTGGCCGGGCCGCTATTTGCGCAGCTGGCAAAGGACGATTCCGTGCCGCCAACCATTCGATCCCGCGCTTTACAGATGGCGGGAGTACAGGGAATCGATGCCGTCGAACTGGATACTGACGGAGAAATTAATGCTACCGCGACGGCTGCCGATGCACCTGCCTCCGCGGTCAGTGAGGGAGAATCAGAGTAA
- the panB gene encoding 3-methyl-2-oxobutanoate hydroxymethyltransferase yields the protein MSTTFTLDTSTSRANPTPKPLKRLTVPVIQRRKFEGKTEEPLVMLTAYTARTAQLLDAHCDMLLVGDSLGQVIYGLPSTLPVTLDMMCNHGAAVVRGSYHSLVIVDMPFGSYEKSPEQAFESASRIMAETGCAAVKLEGGQSMASTISFLSQRGIPVMAHIGLTPQAVNALGGYAARGRSQEEHEKILADAKAVADAGAFAMVAEGVLEPIAIAVTKSVDVPVIGIGASAQCDGQVLVTEDMLGMFERTARFVKRYYNISENIEQAVASYAEEVRSRSFPGPEQLYQPKK from the coding sequence ATGTCTACAACATTCACACTCGACACGTCGACCAGCCGGGCGAATCCAACGCCAAAGCCTTTGAAAAGGTTGACGGTTCCGGTCATTCAACGCCGCAAATTTGAAGGCAAAACCGAAGAGCCTCTGGTCATGCTGACCGCCTATACGGCTCGGACGGCGCAATTGCTGGATGCGCATTGTGATATGCTTCTGGTCGGCGATTCACTGGGGCAAGTCATATATGGACTGCCTTCTACATTGCCGGTCACACTCGATATGATGTGTAACCACGGGGCTGCGGTTGTGCGGGGCAGCTATCACAGTCTGGTTATTGTCGATATGCCCTTTGGGTCCTACGAAAAGTCGCCGGAGCAAGCGTTTGAATCCGCGAGCAGGATCATGGCGGAAACCGGATGTGCAGCCGTGAAATTGGAAGGTGGTCAGTCGATGGCCTCTACCATTTCCTTCCTGTCGCAGCGCGGTATCCCGGTTATGGCACATATCGGATTGACACCGCAGGCTGTTAATGCGCTGGGCGGTTATGCTGCGCGGGGGCGTAGTCAGGAGGAACATGAAAAGATTCTTGCCGATGCCAAAGCCGTGGCGGACGCTGGCGCTTTTGCAATGGTTGCCGAAGGTGTGTTGGAACCGATTGCCATTGCCGTCACCAAAAGCGTGGATGTTCCGGTAATCGGAATTGGTGCATCAGCTCAATGTGATGGCCAAGTTTTGGTAACCGAAGACATGTTGGGCATGTTTGAACGCACCGCTAGGTTTGTGAAACGCTATTACAATATTTCGGAAAATATTGAACAAGCGGTTGCCAGCTATGCAGAAGAGGTTCGCAGTCGCAGTTTTCCTGGACCAGAGCAACTTTACCAGCCAAAAAAATAG
- a CDS encoding TCR/Tet family MFS transporter has protein sequence MTSARKPQSILLFVAFIVFIDMLGIGLILPVMPSLITGLTGASIDRAAEIGGWLLFAYAMMQFLFAPVIGGLSDRFGRRPVLLTTLFLLGLDYAIMAWAPDLIWLFIGRIISGIMGASWAAANSCVADVAKPEERGRFFGILGGAGAFGFVIGPGLGGILGEYGDRLPFIAASVLAFIGTAIGIVILKETLPPEKRRSFSLARANPLGSVMQMSKTPLVIGFLSTIFVLQLAAQAQIAVWAYWLIERFDWSKFQIGFSVAIFGILLALVQGVLTGPVIARFGEKRTALISLMFGMPAYLCFAFAPSSGFVYLGIVIGAASGFAFPAMQQMMSRRIDEDAQGELQGAIASMISLTSIFGPVMMTGIFGAYADKQGYYFPGAPFVVGTFLMAVSVAIYATTVRRYYSATN, from the coding sequence ATGACATCGGCCCGAAAGCCGCAGTCCATATTGCTGTTCGTCGCGTTCATTGTATTTATCGACATGTTGGGTATCGGTTTGATCCTACCGGTCATGCCATCTTTGATCACCGGATTAACTGGTGCATCAATTGATCGGGCAGCCGAAATTGGCGGTTGGCTGCTTTTCGCCTATGCGATGATGCAGTTCTTATTTGCTCCTGTCATAGGTGGTTTGAGTGATCGGTTCGGTCGGCGGCCGGTTTTGCTCACAACATTGTTTTTGCTAGGACTTGATTACGCAATCATGGCCTGGGCGCCCGATCTTATTTGGCTCTTCATCGGTCGAATCATATCCGGCATCATGGGCGCAAGCTGGGCGGCTGCAAACAGCTGCGTGGCAGATGTAGCAAAGCCGGAAGAACGCGGCAGGTTTTTCGGGATTTTGGGCGGCGCAGGCGCGTTCGGCTTCGTAATCGGCCCCGGTCTTGGAGGCATATTGGGCGAATATGGTGACCGCTTGCCGTTTATTGCGGCATCTGTTTTGGCTTTTATCGGAACCGCCATTGGCATCGTTATCCTGAAAGAAACACTACCACCGGAAAAACGCAGAAGCTTCTCATTGGCCCGTGCAAATCCGCTGGGTAGCGTGATGCAAATGTCCAAAACACCTCTCGTGATTGGTTTTCTGTCAACGATATTCGTCTTGCAACTGGCCGCTCAGGCACAAATTGCGGTCTGGGCCTATTGGCTGATTGAGCGATTTGACTGGAGCAAGTTTCAAATTGGATTCAGCGTAGCAATTTTCGGAATTTTGCTAGCACTTGTCCAGGGTGTTTTAACGGGACCAGTGATTGCTCGCTTTGGCGAGAAACGAACGGCCCTGATCAGCCTTATGTTCGGGATGCCTGCTTATCTTTGTTTCGCTTTCGCACCATCTAGCGGCTTCGTCTATCTTGGCATCGTAATCGGGGCAGCTAGCGGCTTTGCCTTTCCAGCCATGCAGCAAATGATGAGTCGGCGCATAGATGAGGATGCGCAAGGCGAGTTGCAGGGCGCGATAGCAAGTATGATCAGCCTGACCTCGATTTTCGGCCCTGTAATGATGACGGGCATATTTGGAGCCTATGCGGACAAACAGGGATATTATTTTCCTGGTGCTCCGTTTGTCGTTGGAACGTTTTTGATGGCTGTATCAGTAGCCATCTATGCGACTACGGTTCGGCGATATTATTCCGCAACAAATTGA
- a CDS encoding glycerophosphodiester phosphodiesterase has product MPLKTAATLSGDPPIVIAHRGASGNLIEHTLEAYQRGIDYGAEFIEPDLVLTKDGVLVARHENEISGTTNIADKPEFADRKTTKTIDGREYTGWFTEDFTLAELKTLRAKERLPDVRPQNTPYDGQFAIPTFEEVLQLLKAHQEKTGERIGVYPETKHPSYFASIGLAHEKPMLALLEKYGFDGAEDPVFIQSFEVGNLRELNAKTDIRLVQLVADQGGPPDLPEVRYADMVTATGLAEISEYADGIGPSKNLIIGRDDQGGLKKPTSLVADAHKAGLVVHPWTFRIENVFLPTEYQGSRTASAHGDVKAEIKAFLATGIDGLFSDNPREAVLAVDQFVAE; this is encoded by the coding sequence ATGCCTCTGAAAACCGCTGCCACGCTGTCCGGTGATCCGCCAATTGTTATCGCGCATCGTGGGGCCAGTGGGAACCTGATTGAGCACACGCTGGAGGCTTATCAGCGTGGAATTGACTATGGCGCGGAGTTTATCGAACCGGATCTGGTATTGACTAAAGACGGCGTGCTGGTGGCTCGTCATGAAAACGAAATTAGCGGTACAACCAACATTGCTGACAAACCCGAATTTGCAGATCGCAAGACAACGAAGACGATCGACGGGCGTGAATATACTGGGTGGTTTACAGAAGACTTTACGCTGGCGGAATTGAAGACCCTGCGAGCAAAAGAACGGTTGCCCGACGTAAGGCCTCAAAATACGCCATATGACGGGCAGTTTGCAATTCCGACTTTCGAAGAGGTGCTGCAACTGCTCAAGGCGCATCAAGAAAAAACGGGTGAACGCATCGGTGTTTATCCCGAGACCAAGCATCCGTCTTACTTCGCATCTATTGGTCTTGCGCACGAAAAACCGATGCTGGCTTTGCTCGAGAAATATGGGTTTGATGGCGCCGAGGATCCGGTTTTCATCCAGTCTTTCGAAGTCGGGAACTTGCGGGAGCTCAATGCCAAAACCGACATTCGCTTGGTTCAATTGGTCGCAGATCAAGGCGGCCCGCCGGATTTACCTGAAGTTCGCTATGCAGATATGGTGACAGCGACCGGACTGGCTGAGATATCCGAATATGCAGATGGTATTGGACCATCCAAGAATTTAATCATCGGACGCGATGACCAAGGCGGGCTGAAAAAACCAACCAGTCTGGTTGCCGATGCCCACAAAGCTGGCCTTGTGGTACATCCATGGACATTCCGTATTGAGAATGTGTTTTTGCCGACCGAGTATCAAGGCAGTCGCACAGCATCTGCACATGGCGATGTGAAGGCGGAAATCAAGGCCTTTTTGGCGACTGGAATTGACGGACTGTTTAGCGACAATCCTCGAGAGGCGGTTCTTGCGGTGGATCAATTTGTTGCGGAATAA
- a CDS encoding DUF427 domain-containing protein gives MVTAKWNGAVIAESNDTVVVEGNHYFPRNAVKTDVLTNSDKTTFCPWKGTASYHTIVVDGATNADAAWYYPDPKNAAQEIKDRIAFWNGVEVSD, from the coding sequence ATGGTTACGGCAAAATGGAACGGCGCAGTCATAGCAGAAAGCAACGACACCGTTGTCGTCGAGGGCAATCATTATTTTCCGCGCAACGCCGTAAAAACTGATGTCCTGACCAACAGCGACAAAACAACATTCTGCCCTTGGAAGGGCACGGCCTCCTACCATACCATCGTGGTTGATGGAGCGACCAATGCGGACGCGGCATGGTATTATCCAGACCCAAAAAATGCGGCTCAGGAAATCAAGGATCGGATCGCTTTTTGGAATGGTGTGGAAGTGTCAGATTGA
- a CDS encoding metal-dependent hydrolase — MPTIMSHAAIPIAGALLLGRSRLSVPVIVTGIAFSMLPDADVIGFGLGIDYADSWGHRGASHSLLFAAIAALLATALIRPDRYLLVGLFLFASMASHGLLDTLTNGGLGTALFWPWDEARHFAPFTPVAVSPIGISDFLSTRGMKVLQSEAIWIWIPLAVLVAMILGLKNWRARWLRQNGTAQS, encoded by the coding sequence ATGCCGACTATCATGTCCCATGCCGCGATCCCGATCGCCGGAGCATTGCTGCTGGGGCGTAGTCGATTATCAGTCCCGGTGATCGTTACTGGAATAGCTTTTTCCATGCTGCCAGATGCTGATGTAATCGGATTTGGCCTGGGCATAGATTATGCTGATAGTTGGGGCCACCGGGGAGCGAGTCATTCTCTTCTGTTTGCAGCGATCGCGGCTTTGCTCGCAACGGCGTTGATCCGACCGGATCGCTATCTATTGGTCGGCTTGTTCCTATTTGCTTCCATGGCTTCACATGGTTTGCTCGATACGCTGACTAACGGTGGATTAGGGACGGCGCTGTTTTGGCCGTGGGATGAAGCCCGACATTTTGCACCCTTCACGCCTGTAGCCGTCTCTCCCATTGGCATATCAGATTTTCTATCTACTCGTGGCATGAAAGTGTTACAATCGGAAGCTATATGGATATGGATACCTTTGGCCGTATTGGTCGCAATGATCCTTGGCCTGAAAAACTGGAGAGCAAGATGGTTACGGCAAAATGGAACGGCGCAGTCATAG
- a CDS encoding ArsC family reductase, with the protein MANETKMYGISNCDTIKKARNWMEKNGINYVFHDYKKSGITKDKLELWVMQVGWEPLLNKRGTTFKKLPDMMKENIDENSAIMLMQENPSMIKRPVLEHGDELVVGFKASDYEAAGLEARNS; encoded by the coding sequence ATGGCCAATGAAACAAAAATGTACGGAATTTCCAACTGCGACACGATAAAAAAAGCGCGCAATTGGATGGAGAAAAACGGCATCAACTACGTTTTTCATGATTATAAAAAATCCGGCATTACAAAAGACAAGCTGGAACTTTGGGTGATGCAGGTGGGCTGGGAGCCGTTGCTGAACAAGCGCGGTACAACCTTTAAAAAACTGCCGGACATGATGAAGGAAAATATCGACGAGAATAGCGCAATTATGCTGATGCAGGAGAATCCCAGCATGATCAAACGCCCCGTGCTGGAGCATGGCGATGAGCTGGTTGTTGGTTTCAAGGCATCGGATTATGAGGCAGCTGGCCTGGAAGCACGCAACAGTTAA
- a CDS encoding AAC(3)-I family aminoglycoside N-acetyltransferase: MSTDPLLATIQQLSQTDIGLARALLNVFGTAFEDETTYDASASSDVYLKKLLTRQHFIALVALVDGEVVGGLAAYEMEKLEQERSEIYIYDLAVLENHRRKHIATQLINAVREIAANRGAWVVFVQADHGDDPAIALYSGLGTRADVLHFDIAVAGDEKDTGQG, from the coding sequence ATGAGCACTGATCCTTTGCTAGCCACCATCCAGCAGCTTTCCCAAACGGACATAGGGCTTGCCCGCGCTTTGCTGAATGTTTTCGGCACGGCCTTTGAAGATGAAACAACCTATGATGCCAGCGCATCGAGCGACGTCTATCTCAAAAAACTGCTGACCCGGCAGCATTTCATCGCTCTGGTGGCGCTTGTCGATGGTGAGGTGGTCGGTGGTCTTGCCGCCTATGAAATGGAAAAGCTCGAGCAGGAACGCTCCGAAATCTATATCTATGATCTCGCCGTGTTGGAAAACCATCGCCGGAAGCATATTGCGACTCAGCTGATCAATGCAGTCCGTGAAATCGCAGCCAATCGGGGCGCATGGGTGGTGTTTGTTCAAGCGGATCACGGCGATGATCCCGCCATTGCCCTCTATTCCGGTCTGGGCACCCGCGCAGATGTCCTGCATTTTGATATCGCCGTTGCAGGCGACGAGAAGGATACAGGGCAAGGTTGA
- a CDS encoding GNAT family acetyltransferase yields MNSDSALRCANLDDGDAVVALWRVCGLTRPWNDAAADFRRAVNDASADILCLEKGGNLLATVMVGYDGHRGWVYYLGVSPDARMQGLGRDMMEAAEIWLRERDAPKIQLMVREDNEQAIGFYEALGYEVQPVVTIGRRLE; encoded by the coding sequence GTGAACAGCGACTCGGCCTTGCGGTGCGCGAACCTGGATGACGGTGATGCGGTGGTGGCATTATGGCGGGTCTGCGGGCTCACACGCCCATGGAATGATGCCGCGGCGGATTTCCGGCGCGCCGTGAACGACGCATCCGCCGATATCCTGTGCCTTGAAAAGGGCGGTAATCTCCTGGCGACAGTCATGGTGGGCTATGACGGTCATCGCGGCTGGGTCTATTATCTCGGTGTGTCGCCAGACGCCCGTATGCAGGGTCTGGGGCGTGACATGATGGAAGCGGCCGAAATATGGCTGCGTGAACGCGATGCCCCGAAAATCCAGCTGATGGTGCGTGAGGATAATGAGCAGGCCATCGGATTCTATGAAGCGCTGGGATATGAAGTACAGCCGGTCGTGACCATTGGCCGAAGGCTGGAATGA